CTTTGGGTTTTGTTTCCGGGTGTTTGGCAACAAAAATTGTGCAGCAGTCTTCATAGGGCCTTATGGAAATATCAAATGTTCCGATTTGCTGGGCTATATCTACAATTTCCTGCTTGTCAAAGCCTGCAAGAGGCCTTAATATGGGAAGGGTTACGGCTGATTCCATGGCTCTGATGCTCCTTAAGGTCTGGGATGCAACCTGCCCTACGCTGTCGCCGGTTACAATGGCATAGCCGCCTATTTTGAGGGCTATTTTTTCGCCGATTCTAAGCATAATCCTTTTTAGAAGCAACGTAAGCTTTTCCGGCGGCACATGGTCGTATAAATAAAGCTGTATATCCGTAAAAGGGATGATATTAAGCCTTTTTCCTCCCGTAAAATGAGAAAGCCTTTTGGCAAGGTCTACAACCTTTTCCTTGGCTCTTTCGGAGGTATAAGGAGGAGAATGAAAATATACCCCTTCCAAATCAACACCTCTTTTTTCCATAAGGTATCCGGCTACAGGGCTGTCGATTCCCCCGGAAAGCAGAAGAACGCCCTTTCCTGACGACCCTTGGGGAAGGCCCCCTACCCCTTTGATAATTTTGGAATATACATATACGGAGTTTCTGATTTCTATATGTATTTTCATCTGGGGCTTATGAAGATCAACCTTTAAAAAAGGATATTTTTCAATCAGCTTTTCCCCCATTAATATGGAAACGTCATTGGAGAGAAGAGGGAATTTCTTATCTGCCCTTTTCGTTTCCACCTTAAAGGTAATTTCTTTATTTAAATCACCGTAGTTTTCCTCAAAATAGTCAAAAACCATTTTCTCTACTGATTCTATGGTCTTTTCTTCCCCAACAATACAGGGGCAAAGACCAATGATGCCGAAAATACAGCTTATTCTTTCGATGGCCTTTTCCATATCAATGTCTCCGGCTTTATTAAACACAAAGAACCGGCCGTTTTCTTTATTGATATAATAATCGCCTAAATCGTCGATATTTTTTCTAATGGCCTTAATAAGCTGATTTTCAAATATATATCTGTTTTTTCCTCTGATGGCGATTTCACCGTATTTTACTAAAAGACCTCTTTTCATAGATACCTCTGTCCTATTTATTTCTTCACATATCGTCTAAGTATGTTCACATGCTTGCAAATGGCTTCCTTGCAATATTCCGATTCTTCCAAAGTATTATATTTGGAGAAGCTAAAGCGTACGGCAGAAGAATGCCTTTCCTTGCCATAGCCAAGCTTTGCTATAACATTTTTGCTTTCTTTTGAATTGCTTGCACAGGCCGATCCGGAAGACACATATATCCCGTCTTCTGCAAGGGCATGAAGAAGCACTTCGGCTTTTACGTTTAAAAAGCTTAAATTTAATATATAAGGGCTTGTATTTTCAAGGCTGCCGTTTACATAAACATCTTGTAAACTATTTTTTATTTCAAGAAGGCTGTTTTTAATTTTCAAAACATGAGCATAATTTTCGTCCATTTTCTCGAAGGCTTCTTTTGCGCCTTCGGCAAGGGCTATGATAGAATTCAAATTTTCAGTGCCCGAAACAAGGCCTTTCTGCTGGCCTCCGCCGAATATAATAGGCTTTAGCCTTACTTTATGATTTACATATAAGGCCCCTACACCCTTCATGGAATGAATTTTATGGCCGCTTACAGAAAGCATGTCCACATTTTCAAGGCTTAGAGGGATTTTTCCAAACCCCTGAACGCCGTCTACATGGAAATAAGCATTGGTTTTTTTCTTGATGAGTTTGCCGATTTCATTTATATTGTTTATGCTTCCGATTTCATTATTTACATGCATAATGCTTACTAATGCCGTATCTTCCGTAAGGGCATTTTCAAGGTCGTTAAAATTTAACTTCCCCTCTTCATCGGGAGAAAGATAGATAACTTCCGCACCCTTTTCTTCAAGAACTTTAAAGCTTTCCAAAACGGCAGGGTGTTCTATGGCAGTGGTAATATATCTATTGTGGGTTCTCTTTCTGGCTTCATAAGTTCCTAATATAGCTATATTATTGCTTTGAGTGCCGTTGGCAGTAAAATATAGATTTTCATAATTAATTTTAAGCCTTCCGCTGATTTCCTCGGCAGAAGCCCGCAGCCTTTTTTCCGACTCAAAGCCAAGCTTATGGTAAGATGAAGGATTTGCGTAAGATTCTTCTAAAGACTGCATCAGTGCCTCTTTTACCTCCGGGGATACCTTGGTGGTAGAGGCGTTGTCAAAATATACTTCTTTCATTATAATTCTCCCAGTTCATACATGATGGCGGAAAGTACTGCAAGCCCCGCCGTTTCCGTCCGTAATATTCTTTTTCCAAGGCTTACAGGGATAATTTCATGTTCTCTTGCAAGCTCGACTTCCTTTTCGGAAAATCCCCCTTCAGGCCCTATAAAATAAGACATGCTTTCTCCTGAAAATCCTCTTATGATATTGGAAAGCAATTTTTCTTCTTCCAGCTCATAGGGTATGAAGCTTAATCGTTCTTTAGAAGCTTCTGAAACCGCTTCTTTAAAGGTCATCACCTGAGCTATTTCAGGCACGATTCCTCTGCCGGACTGTTTTGAGGCGGATTCTGCGATTTTCTGCCATCGGGATATTTTCTTATCTTCTTTTCCTTTTAAGCTTACGATAGCTCTTTCAGTATCCACAGGAACGATTCTATAGATGCCAAGCTCTACAGCCTTCTGTATAATTAACTCCATTTTATCCTGTTTTGGGATTCCCTGATATAAAGTTATTTTTACCTCCGGTTCCGAAACACTCTTATTTTTTGAAATAAGCTCAAGACTTATACTGTTTTTTGAAATATCTTTTATCCTGCATTTATAATCAAAGCCCTTGCTGTCACAGAGGGTCAAAAGCTCTCCTTCTTTCATTCTAAGGACATTGACTATATGCTTTATATCGTCTGGAAAGGGTGTAAAGCTTCCGTCCTCTACGCTTTCCGAAGAAATGAAAAATCGCGGCATAATTACTCCTTTGCAGAAACTACACAGACCCAGCCGTCTTTATCGATAATATCTTTTATTTTAAAACCTGTATGCTTAAGAGCTTCTTTAACGTCTTCCAATCTTTCGTCTATTATTCCGGAAGCGATAAAGATACCGCCTTTCGATAAAATATCCATGATAAAAGGAGAAAGCGCTATAATAACATCGGCTACAATATTGACTACTGCTAAATTAAATGTCTTTCCCTTTATTTCGTCAATGAGATTTTTATCTTTAAGAACATTTCCCTGCCGAATAAGATAGCGGTCCATATCAATATTATTTTTAAGGGCATTTTCTGAAACGACTTCTTTTACGTTAAGCTCCATATCGGCAGCATAGGCAGATTTTCCTCCAAGCATCAGGCCTATGATGGAAAGTATGCCTGTTCCGCAGCCTAAATCGACGATTTCGGAATTTGCATCTACATATTTTTCAAGCTGTTCTATACAAAGCCTTGTGGTCTGATGAAGGCCTGTTCCAAAAAGATTACCGGGGTTAATATGTAATACCTTTTCGCCTTCTTTCGGCTCATATTTTTCCCAGTCGGGCTTAATTACTATTTTCTCGCCTATTTTAAAGGGTTTGTAGTATTTTTTCCAATTATCTATCCAGTCCTCTTCGGATACATTTTTGCTTTCCACATAAAGCCTTCCAAGGTCAAAAGGCACGTCCATAGCAAGCAAATTCTGAATCCCCGATTTTATATTTGCAAGAACCTCAAAGCCCTCAGGCGTTTTAGGAAGGTAAAATACTACATAAACCTCGCCTTTTTCCTTATTGGAAAGCTCCTCATCAACATAATCCCAGTGGAAGGGGTTTTCCTCTATAAAATTAAGCATTTCCTCATCGTCTTGTATCTGCATGCCGTTTACGCCATTTTCCATTAAAAGGGCACAGACGGCCTCTGTTCCTTCCGATGAGGTATAAATATAAGTTTCTATCCAATCCATAAAATTCTCCTAAGGTTTATCTAAAAATACAGTACATAAAAATCCTACTACCACAAAGGCCGTACCCAATACTAAAATTAAAGGCGTATTTCCGGCAAAACTTAAGGTATTTAAGTTTTTAACAACGCCGTCTCCTGCAAGGGTAACCACAGCGGCAAGCACTACGCCGGCAACACCGTAATATACCTGTGCTTCAAAGTGCTTTAAAAGATAGCCCATTATTTTGGCTATGAAAACAAAACCGCCTATTGCGCCTATTAAAAACGGCAATACAAGAAGAACCGTAAAAAAGGACTCCTGTGCCATTGCCATATTGCCCTTAATTAAATAAGAAACAAGGTCAAGACAAGTACCTACGGCATTATAAACGGTTCCATACTGGTTTATTACCATCAGCATAACGCTTCCGCTTACCCCGGGGATAGCCATTAAGGATACGGAAAATACACCTGCAAATACCATAGTAAAAAAGTCCCCTGGGCTATTAAGCCTCTCAATTGCTATATAAGACGTACTGCCGCCTGTGTTTCCAAGGGCCGTAATATATAATATTGCTATGAAAGAGCCTACAGTTATAAGCAAATAAAGGGGATTGAACTTTATAAGGTTTATCTTTTTAAGCACCAAAGGTACTGAGCCTGCCACAAGACCTATAAAAAACAAATAGGACCATACGGGATATTCCTGGCATACCCAAAGTATTGCCTTTGTTGAAGCAAGTATTCCGACAACCGCACCTACGGCAATCGGCATAAGAAATTTAACGGAACTTTTAAAATCCTTTGATATATTGTTTACCGCTTCAAGTATTCCTTCGTAAAGGCCTACGACAACTGCAAATATACTGCCTGAAAGACCGGGTATTACAAGGGCTATACCTATAAAAAAGCCCTTGATTGCATTTACTAAATTCATTGAAAAGCTCCCAACTATATCGTATTTGTAAATAAACCTAAATTTTCAGAGCTTCAAAAAATATATAAAGCATTATATTGTCAATTTATTTTTATTCCGGCTGTGCAAATACCGCTCAGTATAAAATAGAATAAAAGTAAATTGACAAGAGCTTTTTTAAGTGCTCCGGCTGTATATTTAAGTTTATTTACCATACCCGTTAATGAAAAATAAAGCTTCCCAAAGGCAATAGAGTCAATTCTACTGCCCCCGGATTCATTTTAGCAATTATGCCGAATAAAATTCTGTAAATACCCTTTCAACATAATCATTATCTTTAATAGCCCCAAGCTCTCTTACAGAATGCATACCGAATATAGGCGTTCCTATATCAACAACGTCTATGCAGAGATTTGCCGCAATAAACTTGGCTATGGTAGAGCCGCCTAATACATCGGAACGATTGGCATATTTTTGTAAAGGAACGCCTGCCTTCTCACAGCATTGGGCAAAAACAGAAGCGGAATAAGCCGTCGTTATGTATTTTTGCTTAGCAGAGTATTTAAGGACAGGGCCTTTTCCTAATACAGGGCGGTTGGTAGGGTCATGTTTATCAAGATAATTCGGGTGTACGCCATGAGCAAGGTCACTGCTTAATGCTAAGGAAAAAGTCAATGCTCTGTAAAAATCCTCTTCACTTCCTGAAAGGGCGATATTTATTCTTTTAAGAATATTCAGCACAAACATAGAGTCTGCCCCTTGGGCCGTCTGGCTGCCTATTTCCTCATGGTCTATGCATACGAGAACCTGGGTTGCTTTATTTTCGGAGGAAGCCAAAAGACCTTTAAGCCCTGCATGAACCATCCAAAGGTCGTCAAGCCTCGGTGAAGACATAAATTCTTCATTAAGCCCTATTATTTTCCCTTTTTCATATTCATAGAGGAAAAGTTCAAAATCTATAATATCCTCTTCACTCTTTCCAAGCTCTTTGCTTAAAAGCTCAAGAAGATAGTTTTTCTCCTCTAATTGATTTTCAATAAGGGCAAGAAGAGGCAAAGTATCCACCTGAGGATTGATTTTATAGCCGTCGTTCACTTCTCTGTTAAAATGAATTGCTAAATTAGGTATTACCATTAACGGGCGGTTGATATTAATAATACGTTCTTCAGGCTTAAAAATATTACCGTTTTTCAAAACAACTTTTCCGGCAAGGGCAAGGGGCCTGTCAAACCAACTTGAAAGGATGGGTCCGCCGTAAACTTCTGTATTCAGTTTAACATAGGTTTTTTCAGCAATAATTTGATTAACGGGCTTTATTTTAAAGCAGGGACTGTCTGTATGGGCACCTATAATTCTAAAGCCGTCTTCTTTAAGGCTTCCTGTTCCGGCCTTAAAGGCAATAAGGGCGGATTGCCCTGAAACAGTATAATATTTTCCGCCTTTTTCTATATTCCATTCCTGTGAAGGGTTAAGCTCTTTATAATCTGCTTCTTCAAGCCTTTTTTTCAGGCTTTCAACAGCATGATATGATGTAGGACTCTCATAAATAAAATCAATAAGCTCTTGCGCTTTTATTTTTAAATTATCCATTTTATCCTCCTAAATAAGTATTTATAATAAATAGTCGTTTCATTTTACGGTCTGTACCGCACACCTATACATTATAACACTGTTAAATACTATATTCCATATATATACTTATTAAACTTTACAGTAGGTTTTTTGCTTTAAAATTTAATAAGTTTTACTGAAATTTATAATAAATAAGCTTAAAAATGAAGTTTATTTATTATAAAGACCCTTATAAGCAATCTGGGAGCATCCTAAGATTTTAATATAATTTTAAATATTTATTTTTGTTATATCTTGCTAACATTCCTTTATTATGGTATACTATGTGTCAGTGTTAGTAAATGCTAACTCAATTGCCCTTATTTCATTTTAATATTAGGGGAGTGATTTTATTACTGCTAAAATTTTATATTCCGTAGAAAACGATAGGCTTAATAAGCTTATAAGGTCTCTTTTTTACATAACGGCTTCTACGAGAGAGGGTATTACACCCTCGGTAATATACAATATTATAAGCTTCGAAGATATAAACTTATGGAACGAAAACAAGGACTTCATTTTAGAAGACCTTGATATCTCCTTTAAAATTCTAAAGGAAGAAGAAAAAATACTAACGCTCCTCTTCTATAAAAAGAGTTTATTGGAAAAGAAGCTTAATAATAAAAGAATACAAAAGTTTTTAATTCATATTGGGTATCCTAAAGATGTTTCTTTAGAAGAATATCTGAATCATCTTTCAAAAAGATATAATGTTTATGATTTTCCCCATGAAATCGGCCTTTTTCTCGGTTATCCTCTGAAAGACGTGTATGGTTTTATAGAAAACAAGGGGAAAAATTATATTGCCTGTAAGTATTGGAAAGTATATCACAATAAAAACCATGCTTTAAGGGTGTTTGATGAAATAGATAAAGCCAAAGAAAACGCAATGCGTACACTAACATTGGCTTTAATATAACGTGAGTTCGGCGAAGCCGAACCCCTTGGTGAAGGCCAGCGAACTTTTCACATTATGAGTATAAAACTTTAAGCATACCTTTAGGTGTATGCATTGCAGTGTTTTTCTGCAAATTGTACGAATAGTTTCATAAGTTTGATGGAATAAAAATTTCATCGAGCTCTCATTAATATAAATTTCAAGAAAGAGGGTTTAATAATGAATATATCTATTATTTACTGGAGCGGCACCGGAAACACTGAAAAAATGGCAGAATGCATAGCTGAAGGCGCAAAATCAGCAGGCGCAAGCGTATCTCTTAAAAATGTTTCAGAGGCAAGTACAGAAGACGTATTAAATGCCGACGTAGCAATATTAGGCTGTCCTTCAATGGGAAGCGAAGTTCTTGAAGAAAGCGAATTTGAGCCTTTCATGGAAAGCCTTGACAGCAAGATTTCCGGTAAAAAAATAGGTCTTTTCGGTTCCTACGGCTGGGGAGACGGTGAATGGATGAGAGATTGGGCAGAAAGAGTAAAAAATAACGGTGCGACTCTCCTTGAAGAACCTCTTATTATAAATGAAATGCCCGATGCAAAGGGAGAAGCTCTTTGCAAAGAATTGGGAGAAAAATTAGCTAAATAATTTTTATTTCCGCTATATAGAATAGCCTTACGGCCATTTTACTTTTATATAGGAAAAAGAATATATAATTCCACAATGTATTTCTTTCAAAAAGGAATCGATATATCGGTTCCTTTTTTTAGATATTATTCCATAAGGGCGGTATTTGCAGCATTGTATAATTTTTCAGCCGCCTGCTTAGCACCGATTTATCCTTTGTCAAAATCCTTCATAACCTCATCGCCTCCGGGAGAGGGAGTTATATAGGGATAACCTCATGGGCGTTTCGGCATAAGCATTAAGCTTATCCTTAATAGAATCAATAATTTCCTTTTCTCTTTCGTCAAGCTCTCTTTTTAAGCTTGAAACAAATAATTTTTTAAATGCTTCGTCAATAAGCATATTGTTAACATGTTTGTTTAAAGACATAGAAGTAAATCTATGGTCAAAGTTCCTTTTTTATATTCTGGATTTGTAGCGTTCACATTGTTATCAGAGTTTTTTGAACCACATGCCTGCTCTTTAAGTAAAGTACTTTTTTGTATTAATAAAAGAGCAGATGAAAAACCTCTGCTCTTAATCTACTAAAGTATTTATTTTATTTAAAATATCTATCTAATAAACCCTTAAATACCATACCGTGCCTAGCTTCATCCTTGCACATTTCATGCACAGTATCATGAATGGCATCGTAATTAAGCTGTTTCGCCTTTGTGGCGATTTCTTTTTTGCCTGCTGTAGCGCCGTGCTCTGCAATAAGTCGCATTTCAAGATTTTTCTTTGTAGATACGTCTACCACTTCTCCTAAAAGCTCTGCAAATTTAGCAGCATGCTCTGCTTCTTCCCACGCTATTCTTTTATATGCTTCGGCAACCTCAGGATAACCTTCCCTATCTGCCTGACGGCTCATAGCAAGATACATACCAACTTCTGTGCATTCACCCATGAAATTCTGACGAAGCCCCTCAACGATTTCAGGATCACAGCCCTGTGCTACACCAATTCTATGTTCGTCGGCAAACACAAGCTCTCCTGTCATCTCGCTGAATTTACTTTTAGGCGCTCCGCACTGCGGGCATTTTTCAGCTGATTCCTCGCCTTCATGTACATAACCGCAAATTGCACAAACAAATTTTTTCATCAATCTTCCCCCATTTATTATGTATAATATTTATCAACAGATAATAATTATACCACCGTAAACACAAAAGTCAAGGCTAACATATTTTAGAGTTCTAGGGTAAAAAATACTGTTTTTTATTTATATAATTTAGTCACAGTAACAAAAACCGTATATATTCAGTGAATCTGAAAATGCTTGCAGTGAAGCTAGATGAATGTTCCCTTAATATTTTCAGCTTTGTTGACTACAAATGACTTAATATAAGTGCTTCTTTTATATTTAAGCCGTTTACGGAAATAGGTTTTTCTTACTACCGTAAAGAAAAATAAAAAGGCCAAATAATATAATATTATTTGGCTGAATTAAATTTAGCGCATATTTTTTATTACTTTAAGCCTTGTAAATTCATCTCTTTCTCTTTCTTCGAGCGTATCTTGAATGGTTTTAACAAGGTTTTCATATCTGGGAATGGTTATATTCTTTAACGCATTGGCTCTTTTTTGAGTCTTTTTAATGCTTACGGCAAGCCGGTAGGCTGCATTCTCAACCATAGAAAGCTTAACTGTAAGTTCCTTTACTCTTTTAAACTTAATATAAGCCTCATCAAGAGCAGCTGTAGTATTGCCAAAGCCGAAGCTTGGGGTCTCATCAGGATTGTCCTCATAAGTAACCATTGGAATTTCTACTCCCATGATACTTCTATTTCTTACGTTAATGCTTCCTTCAAGAGGAATACCATAACTGAATCGCTCAACTCTTGAGATACCCATGCTGATATTTGCACTTTGAAGTGCTTTATAGGCTTCTGTAAAAATTGTATCGATTTCATACTGTATTTGATTGGCCTTTTCATTAAGCTCCATTATTTCACGAATAAGGACGTTGCGCTTTTTATCCATAAGCTCATAGCCCTGTTTTGAAAGGCGCAAGGTATTTTTTGCGGCAATTAAATTGCCCTTTGTAGGAAATGTATTTGTCTGCATAAAATCACCTTTCCTTACTTGTCCTCTTCGTCTTTTTGCTTGCCATGAGGAACATAATATTTATCAAGATATTCCGTACGTACTCTGTCAAGCTCTACTTTAGGAAGATAACCTAGTATCTCCCAGCCAAGATTAATTGTTTCCATAATGGACCTGTTTTCATAAGGGCCTTGATTTAAATATCTGGCCTCGAAAATTTTACCAAATTCCATATATGCCTTATCAAGGCTTGAAAGCTCATCTTCACCAATAACAGAAGCAAGGGCTCTTACATCATTTACATGAGCATAAGATGAGAATATCTGGTTTGCAAGGTCCGGGTGGTCTTCTCTTGTATACCCTTCACCGATACCATCTTTCATAAGTCTCGAAAGAGAAGGAAGTACATTCACAGGAGGGTTTATGCCCTTCTGGTAAAGGCTTCTTTCAAGAACAATCTGGCCTTCCGTAATATAGCCTGTAAGGTCTGGGACAGGATGGGTAATGTCATCATTAGGCATAGTAAGAATGGGAACCTGCGTGACGGAGCCCTTGGAGCCTGCCACGATACCTGCCCTTTCATATAATGAAGCAAGCTCTGAATAAAGATAGCCGGGATAGCCTTTACGGCTTGGTATCTCGCCCTTTGAAGAAGAAATTTCTCTAAGAGCCTCAGCATATGAGGTCATATCCGTCAAAACTACGAGAACGTTCATATCCTTTTCATAAGCGAGATATTCTGCAACTGTAAGGGCAGCTCTTGGGGTTATAATTCTTTCAACAACGGGGTCATTGGCAAGATTCAGAAACATTACCGCTCTGCCTATGGCTCCGGAAT
This is a stretch of genomic DNA from Anaeropeptidivorans aminofermentans. It encodes these proteins:
- a CDS encoding flavodoxin — its product is MNISIIYWSGTGNTEKMAECIAEGAKSAGASVSLKNVSEASTEDVLNADVAILGCPSMGSEVLEESEFEPFMESLDSKISGKKIGLFGSYGWGDGEWMRDWAERVKNNGATLLEEPLIINEMPDAKGEALCKELGEKLAK
- a CDS encoding V-type ATP synthase subunit D; this encodes MQTNTFPTKGNLIAAKNTLRLSKQGYELMDKKRNVLIREIMELNEKANQIQYEIDTIFTEAYKALQSANISMGISRVERFSYGIPLEGSINVRNRSIMGVEIPMVTYEDNPDETPSFGFGNTTAALDEAYIKFKRVKELTVKLSMVENAAYRLAVSIKKTQKRANALKNITIPRYENLVKTIQDTLEERERDEFTRLKVIKNMR
- a CDS encoding V-type ATP synthase subunit B, yielding MQIEYLGLSEINGSFVVLENIEGIGYEELVKFKIGGKQKTGRVLEIDGNKAVVQVFEGTDDFSLSNTSAVFTGKPMEIRLSEEILGRIFDGAGRPIDGLGEIYPEKYADVNGKPINPVSRVYPRNFIQTGVSSIDGLATLIRGQKLPIFSGNGLPHDQLAAQIVRQASLGEGNDEKFAIVFAAMGVKHDVADFFRREFENSGAIGRAVMFLNLANDPVVERIITPRAALTVAEYLAYEKDMNVLVVLTDMTSYAEALREISSSKGEIPSRKGYPGYLYSELASLYERAGIVAGSKGSVTQVPILTMPNDDITHPVPDLTGYITEGQIVLERSLYQKGINPPVNVLPSLSRLMKDGIGEGYTREDHPDLANQIFSSYAHVNDVRALASVIGEDELSSLDKAYMEFGKIFEARYLNQGPYENRSIMETINLGWEILGYLPKVELDRVRTEYLDKYYVPHGKQKDEEDK
- the prmA gene encoding 50S ribosomal protein L11 methyltransferase, whose product is MDWIETYIYTSSEGTEAVCALLMENGVNGMQIQDDEEMLNFIEENPFHWDYVDEELSNKEKGEVYVVFYLPKTPEGFEVLANIKSGIQNLLAMDVPFDLGRLYVESKNVSEEDWIDNWKKYYKPFKIGEKIVIKPDWEKYEPKEGEKVLHINPGNLFGTGLHQTTRLCIEQLEKYVDANSEIVDLGCGTGILSIIGLMLGGKSAYAADMELNVKEVVSENALKNNIDMDRYLIRQGNVLKDKNLIDEIKGKTFNLAVVNIVADVIIALSPFIMDILSKGGIFIASGIIDERLEDVKEALKHTGFKIKDIIDKDGWVCVVSAKE
- a CDS encoding DUF368 domain-containing protein, producing MNLVNAIKGFFIGIALVIPGLSGSIFAVVVGLYEGILEAVNNISKDFKSSVKFLMPIAVGAVVGILASTKAILWVCQEYPVWSYLFFIGLVAGSVPLVLKKINLIKFNPLYLLITVGSFIAILYITALGNTGGSTSYIAIERLNSPGDFFTMVFAGVFSVSLMAIPGVSGSVMLMVINQYGTVYNAVGTCLDLVSYLIKGNMAMAQESFFTVLLVLPFLIGAIGGFVFIAKIMGYLLKHFEAQVYYGVAGVVLAAVVTLAGDGVVKNLNTLSFAGNTPLILVLGTAFVVVGFLCTVFLDKP
- a CDS encoding DUF3793 family protein, producing the protein MTASTREGITPSVIYNIISFEDINLWNENKDFILEDLDISFKILKEEEKILTLLFYKKSLLEKKLNNKRIQKFLIHIGYPKDVSLEEYLNHLSKRYNVYDFPHEIGLFLGYPLKDVYGFIENKGKNYIACKYWKVYHNKNHALRVFDEIDKAKENAMRTLTLALI
- a CDS encoding cysteine desulfurase family protein gives rise to the protein MKEVYFDNASTTKVSPEVKEALMQSLEESYANPSSYHKLGFESEKRLRASAEEISGRLKINYENLYFTANGTQSNNIAILGTYEARKRTHNRYITTAIEHPAVLESFKVLEEKGAEVIYLSPDEEGKLNFNDLENALTEDTALVSIMHVNNEIGSINNINEIGKLIKKKTNAYFHVDGVQGFGKIPLSLENVDMLSVSGHKIHSMKGVGALYVNHKVRLKPIIFGGGQQKGLVSGTENLNSIIALAEGAKEAFEKMDENYAHVLKIKNSLLEIKNSLQDVYVNGSLENTSPYILNLSFLNVKAEVLLHALAEDGIYVSSGSACASNSKESKNVIAKLGYGKERHSSAVRFSFSKYNTLEESEYCKEAICKHVNILRRYVKK
- the thiI gene encoding tRNA uracil 4-sulfurtransferase ThiI; amino-acid sequence: MKRGLLVKYGEIAIRGKNRYIFENQLIKAIRKNIDDLGDYYINKENGRFFVFNKAGDIDMEKAIERISCIFGIIGLCPCIVGEEKTIESVEKMVFDYFEENYGDLNKEITFKVETKRADKKFPLLSNDVSILMGEKLIEKYPFLKVDLHKPQMKIHIEIRNSVYVYSKIIKGVGGLPQGSSGKGVLLLSGGIDSPVAGYLMEKRGVDLEGVYFHSPPYTSERAKEKVVDLAKRLSHFTGGKRLNIIPFTDIQLYLYDHVPPEKLTLLLKRIMLRIGEKIALKIGGYAIVTGDSVGQVASQTLRSIRAMESAVTLPILRPLAGFDKQEIVDIAQQIGTFDISIRPYEDCCTIFVAKHPETKPKANIIESIERNILEDLEPMIDEAIEKMEIMDL
- a CDS encoding M18 family aminopeptidase — translated: MDNLKIKAQELIDFIYESPTSYHAVESLKKRLEEADYKELNPSQEWNIEKGGKYYTVSGQSALIAFKAGTGSLKEDGFRIIGAHTDSPCFKIKPVNQIIAEKTYVKLNTEVYGGPILSSWFDRPLALAGKVVLKNGNIFKPEERIININRPLMVIPNLAIHFNREVNDGYKINPQVDTLPLLALIENQLEEKNYLLELLSKELGKSEEDIIDFELFLYEYEKGKIIGLNEEFMSSPRLDDLWMVHAGLKGLLASSENKATQVLVCIDHEEIGSQTAQGADSMFVLNILKRINIALSGSEEDFYRALTFSLALSSDLAHGVHPNYLDKHDPTNRPVLGKGPVLKYSAKQKYITTAYSASVFAQCCEKAGVPLQKYANRSDVLGGSTIAKFIAANLCIDVVDIGTPIFGMHSVRELGAIKDNDYVERVFTEFYSA
- a CDS encoding NADH peroxidase, yielding MKKFVCAICGYVHEGEESAEKCPQCGAPKSKFSEMTGELVFADEHRIGVAQGCDPEIVEGLRQNFMGECTEVGMYLAMSRQADREGYPEVAEAYKRIAWEEAEHAAKFAELLGEVVDVSTKKNLEMRLIAEHGATAGKKEIATKAKQLNYDAIHDTVHEMCKDEARHGMVFKGLLDRYFK
- a CDS encoding 16S rRNA (uracil(1498)-N(3))-methyltransferase; translation: MPRFFISSESVEDGSFTPFPDDIKHIVNVLRMKEGELLTLCDSKGFDYKCRIKDISKNSISLELISKNKSVSEPEVKITLYQGIPKQDKMELIIQKAVELGIYRIVPVDTERAIVSLKGKEDKKISRWQKIAESASKQSGRGIVPEIAQVMTFKEAVSEASKERLSFIPYELEEEKLLSNIIRGFSGESMSYFIGPEGGFSEKEVELAREHEIIPVSLGKRILRTETAGLAVLSAIMYELGEL